In the genome of Acidobacteriota bacterium, the window GTCACCCGACACATCCTGATGCACCGCCATCAAACACGGAACCCCGCGGCCGCGAGCGTATTCGCTGCGAACCAAATGCCCCGGCCCTTTCGGAGCAACCATGAAAACATTGACGCCTGCGGGCGGCTCGATCTTTTTAAAATGAATGCCGAAACCGTGCGCGAAAGCCAGATATTTGCCGTCTTTCAGTGCAGGTTCGATGTCGTTCTTATAGATCGACGGCCCGAGTTCGTCGGGGACGGCCATCATGATAACGTCAGCTTTTTCGGCGGCTTCGCGTGCAAAAGTGACTTCGAGCCCTGCTTCCTCAGCCTTTTTCCACGATTTGCTGTCCGCATGCAGCCCGACTATCACATCATGGCCCGACTCTTTCAAGTTGTTAGCATGCGCATGCCCCTGCGAACCGTACCCGATAACGGCGATCCGCTTTGACTTCAAAAGGCTATCGTCCGCGTCTTTGTCATAAAAAACTTTCATGTTTGTGTTGTTTCCTTAATGTTCTTTCTTACTTTGCGTCTTCTTTGCGTCCTCTGCGACTTTGCGTTAAGTAACGTACTTATCCAACGCAAAGACGCCAAGACCGCAAAGAAGACGCAAAAGATCATGCTGCGGCCGCAGCCCCAAATTGTTCATCTGTCATCAATCTCGACAACCGATTGATCGCCACACATCCGCTTCGCGTTACTTCGTTGACCGTCAATGGCCGCAGCATTTCGATGAATGTGTCAACCTTGTCCATCGTCCCCGAAAGCTCAAGTATCATCCGGTCGTGCGAAATATCGACGACCTTCGCGCGAAATATCTCGACCAAACTCATCACTTCCTGCCGCTCGTCTCCGGATCTGACCGAAACGTCGATAAGAGCCATTTCCCGCTCGATGTGCGGCAAACTTGTGACCGCTTTCACCTCGCGAACACGTGCGAGCCGAGAGCATTGCTTGATGATCTGCTCGACGGTACGGTCGTCGCCCTTGGTGACAACCGTAGCCTTCGACCATTCCGGCTCAAGCGTTTTGCCGACCGTGATCGTCTCGATATTAAACCCGCGAGCCGAAAACAACCCCACGATCCGCGAAAGCTCCCCGGGTTGATTAGCAACGATGATTGAAATTGTGTGGCGCATGGCGTTTTGGTCTTTGGTTTTTGGCTTTAGGTCTTCGGTCTTAGCCATCTCTAGTTCCGTGCCGATCCGTGCGTTCCGTGGTTAAACTCTTAGGAATTTTAACCACGGAACACAGGGAAGGCACGGAAAGAACTACTTGAGGATCATGTTCCTCGACGCCCCGCCGACGGGAACGATCGGGAAAACATTCTCTTCCTTAGAAACAACGATGTCCCAAATCGTGACCCCATCAAACTCGAGCCCCTGTTTCAAAACATCCTTCAATTCGCCCGGCGTTTTCGCTCTTAAACCCTGTGCTCCGTATGCTTCGGCGA includes:
- the ilvN gene encoding acetolactate synthase small subunit, whose amino-acid sequence is MRHTISIIVANQPGELSRIVGLFSARGFNIETITVGKTLEPEWSKATVVTKGDDRTVEQIIKQCSRLARVREVKAVTSLPHIEREMALIDVSVRSGDERQEVMSLVEIFRAKVVDISHDRMILELSGTMDKVDTFIEMLRPLTVNEVTRSGCVAINRLSRLMTDEQFGAAAAA